A section of the Bacillus sp. HSf4 genome encodes:
- a CDS encoding CBS domain-containing protein has translation MATKHEQILKYIDSLPVGEKISVRRIAKEMKVSEGTAYRAIKEAENKGYVSTIERVGTIRIEQKKKENIEKLTYAEVVNVIDGHVLGGKAGLHKTLNKFVIGAMKLDAMMRYTGAGNLLIVGNRFDAHRQALEAGAAVLVTGGFDTEPEIIELADRLELPVISTSYDTFTVAAMINRAIYDQLIKKEVVLVEDILTPLEKTVCLSPHEKLERWYEKNFETGHGRFPVVDDQMRIHGILTSKDVAGYDRSVLIEKVMTKNPITVVGKTSVASAAQMMVWEGIEVLPVVDERQKLIGMISRQDVLKALQMIQKQPQVGEKLDDIITGGFKESENDKTKPTPVYQYEVTPQMTNHLGTISYGVFTTILTEAANRFLRSHKKGDLVIESMTIYFLKPVQMESVIEIKPNILEAGRKFGKMDIEVFHQGALVGKAMMMIQLMERS, from the coding sequence GTGGCAACAAAGCATGAACAGATTTTAAAATATATCGATTCCTTACCCGTCGGCGAAAAAATCTCTGTCAGACGGATTGCCAAAGAGATGAAAGTGAGTGAAGGGACGGCTTACAGAGCGATTAAAGAAGCTGAAAACAAAGGGTATGTCAGCACGATCGAAAGAGTCGGAACGATCAGAATCGAACAGAAGAAAAAAGAAAACATTGAAAAGCTGACCTATGCAGAAGTAGTCAATGTGATTGACGGGCATGTCCTCGGCGGGAAAGCAGGGCTCCATAAAACGCTCAATAAATTCGTCATCGGTGCCATGAAGCTTGATGCGATGATGAGATATACCGGAGCCGGCAACCTTTTGATTGTCGGAAACCGGTTCGATGCGCACCGCCAGGCCTTGGAAGCGGGTGCGGCTGTTTTGGTAACAGGCGGCTTTGACACGGAGCCGGAAATTATTGAGCTCGCTGACAGGCTCGAGCTGCCGGTTATATCGACAAGCTATGACACCTTTACCGTCGCAGCGATGATCAACAGGGCGATCTATGATCAGCTCATCAAAAAAGAAGTCGTGCTTGTTGAAGACATTTTGACCCCGCTCGAAAAAACGGTCTGCTTATCACCGCATGAAAAGTTGGAAAGATGGTATGAAAAAAACTTTGAAACGGGTCACGGCCGCTTCCCGGTCGTTGATGATCAGATGAGAATCCACGGCATTTTGACCTCAAAGGATGTGGCGGGGTATGACCGCTCTGTGCTGATTGAAAAAGTCATGACGAAAAATCCGATTACGGTGGTCGGCAAAACATCTGTTGCTTCCGCGGCGCAGATGATGGTCTGGGAAGGAATTGAAGTGCTTCCTGTTGTCGATGAACGCCAAAAGCTGATCGGCATGATCAGCAGACAGGATGTTTTAAAAGCGTTGCAAATGATTCAAAAACAGCCGCAGGTCGGTGAAAAGCTCGATGACATCATAACGGGCGGTTTCAAGGAATCGGAAAACGACAAGACCAAGCCCACACCTGTATATCAATATGAAGTTACACCGCAAATGACGAATCATTTGGGGACGATTTCCTACGGCGTATTTACGACTATACTGACCGAAGCGGCAAACCGCTTTTTGCGTTCACACAAAAAAGGCGATCTTGTCATCGAGAGCATGACGATTTATTTTTTGAAGCCGGTGCAAATGGAGTCTGTCATTGAAATTAAACCGAACATACTTGAAGCCGGAAGGAAATTCGGAAAAATGGATATAGAAGTCTTTCACCAAGGTGCTCTCGTCGGCAAAGCGATGATGATGATTCAGCTGATGGAAAGAAGCTAA
- a CDS encoding YtpI family protein → MPFFVFFIVVSAILYVFYKVKYVRTKRAVEKEYFSAKSSMSLGLFIMFFGINQLFLYRGALTAVIGVIFVLTGLGSMWAGYKAYKHYVPLLAKENERENA, encoded by the coding sequence ATGCCGTTTTTTGTTTTTTTCATTGTGGTTTCAGCCATTTTGTATGTGTTCTACAAAGTAAAATATGTGCGCACAAAAAGGGCGGTTGAAAAGGAATACTTCTCCGCCAAATCGAGTATGAGCTTAGGCCTTTTTATCATGTTTTTCGGGATCAACCAGCTGTTTTTATACAGAGGGGCGCTCACCGCCGTGATCGGCGTCATTTTTGTGTTGACCGGACTCGGAAGCATGTGGGCCGGATATAAAGCTTATAAGCACTATGTCCCTCTCCTTGCCAAAGAAAACGAAAGGGAAAACGCCTGA
- a CDS encoding metal-dependent hydrolase encodes MKVTYHGHSVISVETGKHNIIFDPFITGNTLTDLKPENVKADVILLTHGHNDHVGDTVDIAKRNNALVVAPNELAVYLGWKGLNVHPMHIGGSHQFDFGKVKLTQAFHGSAYTEEDGHKLVYTGMPAGILLTVEGKTIFHAGDTGLFSDMKLIGELNHIDLAFLPIGDNFTMGPEDAKLAAEWLRAKQVVPVHYSTFPVIEQDPHAFADSLPGGVGKVLEVGGSIELK; translated from the coding sequence ATGAAAGTGACTTACCATGGCCATTCAGTGATCTCAGTTGAGACGGGAAAGCATAATATCATATTTGATCCGTTTATCACAGGAAACACATTAACAGATTTAAAGCCTGAAAACGTCAAAGCGGATGTGATTCTTCTAACGCACGGCCACAATGACCATGTCGGCGACACAGTGGACATCGCCAAGCGTAACAACGCGCTTGTCGTAGCTCCGAATGAACTGGCGGTTTATCTCGGCTGGAAGGGGCTGAATGTACACCCGATGCATATCGGCGGCTCTCATCAGTTCGATTTTGGGAAAGTGAAATTAACCCAGGCTTTCCATGGCTCAGCTTATACCGAAGAAGACGGCCATAAGCTGGTCTATACGGGAATGCCTGCCGGGATTCTCTTGACTGTTGAAGGGAAGACGATTTTTCATGCAGGGGATACCGGTCTCTTTTCAGATATGAAGCTTATCGGTGAACTGAATCATATTGATCTCGCATTTTTGCCGATCGGCGACAATTTTACGATGGGCCCGGAAGATGCAAAGCTTGCTGCAGAGTGGCTCAGGGCGAAACAAGTCGTTCCCGTCCATTATTCCACATTCCCTGTGATCGAGCAGGATCCGCACGCCTTTGCAGACAGCCTGCCGGGCGGCGTCGGAAAGGTGCTTGAGGTCGGCGGTTCGATCGAATTGAAATAG
- a CDS encoding SDR family oxidoreductase has translation MRHALITAGSKGLGRKVTEALLEKGYSVTVNYRQDEEAVSRLKREWRSCLDRLQFVKGDVTKKEDLLHMVNAALERFGKIDLLINNAGPYIFERKKLADYTDDEWYNMLEGNLSAVFHLFKAVIPSMRSRKFGRIITYGFQGADHAPGWLHRSAFGAAKVGLASLTKTIAIEEAGSGITANMVCPGNIVGEMKEASISEARASLDNETPIGRSGTGEDIARIIAFLCDEDSDYITGTVIEATGGLNVINRHSL, from the coding sequence GTGCGCCATGCGTTAATTACAGCCGGCTCAAAAGGTTTGGGGCGTAAAGTGACCGAAGCGCTCTTGGAGAAAGGGTATTCAGTGACGGTCAATTACAGGCAGGATGAAGAAGCCGTCAGCCGCCTCAAAAGAGAATGGCGGTCATGCCTCGACCGTCTGCAGTTTGTAAAGGGAGATGTCACGAAAAAGGAAGATTTGCTTCACATGGTGAACGCTGCTCTCGAGCGGTTTGGAAAAATCGACCTGCTGATTAATAATGCCGGCCCATACATATTTGAACGGAAAAAGCTGGCGGATTATACTGATGATGAATGGTATAACATGCTTGAAGGCAATCTAAGCGCTGTCTTCCATTTGTTTAAAGCGGTCATTCCAAGCATGAGAAGCCGCAAGTTCGGCCGTATTATCACCTACGGATTTCAGGGAGCAGATCACGCGCCCGGCTGGCTGCACCGCTCCGCTTTTGGAGCGGCGAAAGTCGGACTTGCTTCATTGACGAAAACGATCGCCATCGAGGAAGCGGGCTCGGGCATTACGGCCAACATGGTCTGCCCGGGCAACATCGTCGGGGAGATGAAGGAAGCCTCGATCTCGGAAGCGAGGGCTTCGCTTGACAACGAAACACCGATCGGCAGGTCGGGAACGGGTGAAGACATCGCGAGGATCATCGCATTTCTTTGTGACGAAGATTCAGACTACATTACAGGAACGGTGATTGAGGCGACAGGCGGCTTAAATGTGATAAACCGCCATTCTCTCTAA
- a CDS encoding PadR family transcriptional regulator, with translation MRVLKYAILGLLDKGSLSGYDMTSRFKAELGQFWSAKHSQIYPELKKLTDEGFIEFQTVIQGEKLEKKMYSITPEGKRELHEWLTAYKPVPDTVKDEFMLKAYFISSMELDEARGLFSDQLLKRRKKAAFLKERLQELKDEADDPVSFQSPHFGHYLVLTRALERENGYCSWLENALKLMEDGEPPA, from the coding sequence ATGAGGGTATTGAAATACGCGATTTTAGGATTGCTTGATAAAGGCAGCCTCAGCGGCTATGATATGACCAGCCGTTTTAAAGCTGAGCTCGGCCAGTTTTGGTCAGCGAAGCACAGCCAGATTTATCCCGAGCTGAAAAAGCTGACAGATGAGGGGTTTATTGAATTTCAAACCGTGATTCAAGGGGAGAAATTGGAAAAGAAAATGTACTCCATCACACCGGAAGGCAAGCGCGAGCTCCACGAGTGGCTCACAGCCTACAAGCCTGTCCCCGATACGGTGAAAGACGAATTTATGCTAAAGGCATATTTTATCTCTTCGATGGAGCTTGATGAAGCCAGAGGCCTTTTTTCCGACCAGCTTCTGAAACGAAGGAAAAAAGCCGCCTTTTTAAAAGAAAGGCTTCAAGAGCTGAAAGATGAAGCGGATGATCCGGTTTCCTTTCAGTCTCCGCACTTCGGCCATTACTTGGTTTTGACAAGGGCGCTGGAGCGGGAAAATGGTTATTGTTCCTGGCTGGAGAACGCGCTGAAGCTGATGGAGGATGGCGAGCCCCCTGCTTGA
- a CDS encoding CPCC family cysteine-rich protein, protein MKYTCPCCGYKTLDEKPPGTFDICAVCFWEDDEVQYDDPDFSGGANIPSLRQAQKNFLEFGACEERCIEFVRKPNKDDIKDPDWRSLEKD, encoded by the coding sequence TTGAAATATACTTGTCCATGTTGTGGTTACAAAACCCTCGATGAAAAACCCCCAGGCACATTTGACATTTGCGCTGTTTGTTTTTGGGAGGATGACGAAGTCCAATACGATGATCCCGATTTTTCCGGCGGTGCCAATATTCCTTCATTAAGGCAAGCGCAAAAAAACTTTCTTGAATTTGGGGCTTGTGAAGAAAGATGTATTGAATTTGTTCGAAAACCAAATAAGGATGATATAAAAGACCCTGATTGGAGATCACTAGAAAAAGATTAA
- the argH gene encoding argininosuccinate lyase, whose product MKKLWGGRFQKTPEKWVDEFGASIHFDKALVKEDIAGSLAHASMLEKCGILTEAEASKIKEGLTSLLNKAEKNELDFSVDYEDIHLNLEKMLIDEIGPLGGKLHTARSRNDQVATDMHLYLKQHTEHIIELIAAFQSVLVEKAEEHVETVLPGYTHLQRAQPISFAHHLLAYFWMLERDKERYNDSLKRINKSPLGCGALAGTTFPIDREYSAELLGFDSIYENSLDGVSDRDFILEFLSASSILMMHLSRFSEEIILWCSQEFKFIELDDTYATGSSMMPQKKNPDMAELIRGKTGRVYGDLLGLLTIMKGLPLAYNKDLQEDKEGMFDTVQTVEGSLEIFAGMIQTMTVNKSMMKKATEQDFSNATELADYLAKKGMPFREAHEVVGKLVYTCIEKGIFLKGLPMEEFKKASGLFEEDVYIVLDPHHAVEKRMSEGGTGFKKVAEAIQKAKQSLNNF is encoded by the coding sequence ATGAAAAAGCTTTGGGGAGGCCGGTTCCAAAAAACACCGGAAAAATGGGTCGATGAGTTCGGGGCCTCGATCCACTTTGACAAAGCGCTTGTAAAAGAAGATATCGCCGGGTCTCTCGCGCATGCTTCCATGCTTGAAAAATGCGGCATTTTAACCGAAGCTGAAGCGTCCAAAATAAAAGAAGGTCTGACATCTCTTTTAAATAAAGCGGAAAAAAACGAACTCGATTTTTCGGTTGATTATGAAGACATTCATTTAAATCTTGAAAAAATGCTCATCGATGAAATCGGACCGCTCGGCGGAAAGCTTCACACGGCCAGAAGCCGAAACGACCAGGTTGCGACCGATATGCATCTGTATTTAAAACAGCATACAGAGCATATCATCGAGCTGATTGCCGCCTTTCAAAGTGTGCTTGTCGAGAAGGCGGAGGAACATGTGGAGACGGTTCTTCCCGGCTATACGCATCTGCAGCGGGCTCAGCCGATTTCTTTCGCCCATCACCTTTTAGCATACTTTTGGATGCTTGAGCGTGATAAAGAACGCTACAATGACTCGTTAAAACGGATCAATAAATCGCCGCTGGGCTGCGGAGCCCTTGCAGGGACGACATTTCCGATTGACCGTGAATATTCGGCCGAACTGCTCGGCTTTGATTCGATTTATGAAAACAGTCTTGACGGGGTCAGCGACAGGGATTTCATCCTTGAGTTTTTAAGTGCAAGCAGCATTTTGATGATGCATTTGTCGCGATTTTCCGAAGAAATCATCCTTTGGTGCTCACAGGAATTTAAGTTTATCGAACTTGACGACACATATGCGACAGGCAGCAGCATGATGCCGCAGAAAAAAAATCCCGACATGGCTGAGCTCATCCGCGGAAAAACCGGGCGGGTATACGGCGATCTTCTTGGGCTTCTGACGATCATGAAAGGTCTTCCGCTGGCTTACAATAAAGATTTGCAGGAAGATAAGGAAGGCATGTTTGATACGGTTCAAACGGTGGAAGGAAGCCTTGAGATCTTTGCCGGCATGATTCAAACGATGACGGTCAACAAAAGCATGATGAAAAAAGCGACGGAACAGGACTTTTCAAATGCAACAGAGCTTGCCGATTATCTGGCGAAAAAGGGAATGCCGTTCAGAGAAGCGCATGAGGTCGTCGGCAAGCTTGTCTATACTTGTATTGAGAAAGGCATTTTCCTGAAGGGTCTGCCGATGGAAGAATTCAAAAAGGCGAGCGGGCTTTTTGAGGAAGATGTTTACATCGTGCTTGACCCCCATCATGCGGTTGAGAAAAGAATGAGCGAAGGCGGAACCGGATTTAAAAAAGTGGCGGAAGCGATCCAAAAAGCAAAACAATCTTTAAACAATTTTTAA